Proteins encoded in a region of the Eschrichtius robustus isolate mEscRob2 chromosome 16, mEscRob2.pri, whole genome shotgun sequence genome:
- the BPIFB2 gene encoding BPI fold-containing family B member 2: protein MARARGLGLLLALLLPMVGASRPDTVVRLNKEVLSYVAEAGKAPLQRALQVTVPHFQDWSGGVFQPTRIQILNVHVPHLQLKFIAGFGIHLLAATNFTFKIFRVPEPLHLMLPMALLADTPVSQGSIGTPVVSISGCFSLFDKAIVLDGHNSTAPALLAPLQNHIKAVLQNKLCLRISNLVQGFNVHLGTLIGLSPIGPESQVHYSMIDTPTITNDYISLNINAVLFLLSRPIVLPVDTTPFVLPQHVGTRGAMATVGLSQDLFDSAILLLQKAGALNLDITGQLKSDYNLLNTSMLGQLIPEVGRQFPEPMPLVLKVRLGATPTVTLRTNNATLRLQPFVEVLAPASNSAFQSLFSLDVVVNLSLQLSVSKVRLRGTTSVLGNVQLTVASSNVGFIDTDHVQPLMGAVFEKPLLDHLNALLGMGVALPHVVNLQYVTPEIFVYEGYIVVSSRLLYQR, encoded by the exons ATGGCTCGGGCACGCGGGCTGGGCCTGCTGTTGGCGTTGCTGTTGCCCATGGTCGGTGCCTCCAGGCCGGACACCGTGGTCAGACTCAACAAGGAAGTGCTGAGCTACG TGGCTGAAGCCGGGAAAGCCCCTCTCCAGCGCGCCCTGCAGGTCACTGTTCCGCATTTCCAGGACTGGAGTGGAGGGGTGTTCCAGCCCACCAG GATTCAGATTCTGAATGTCCATGTGCCCCACCTTCAGCTGAAATTTATTGCTGGCTTTGGAATACACTTGTTGGCAGCCACCAATTTTACTTTCAAGATCTTTCG TGTCCCAGAGCCCCTGCATCTGATGCTACCCATGGCACTGCTGGCCGACACCCCTGTGAGCCAGGGCTCCATCGGGACCCCCGTGGTCAGCATCTCCGGCTGCTTCTCTCTCTTCGACAAAGCCATCGTGCTTGATGGCCATAACAG CACAGCCCCTGCGCTGCTGGCCCCGCTGCAGAATCACATCAAAGCTGTGCTGCAGAACAAG ctgtgcctgagaaTCTCCAACCTGGTGCAGGGCTTCAATGTCCACCTGGGCACTTTAATTG GCCTCAGCCCTATTGGTCCAGAGTCCCAGGTTCACTACTCCATGATCGACACACCCACCATCACCAATGACTACATTTCCTTGAATATCAAC GCTGTTCTCTTCCTCCTGAGCAGACCCATCGTCCTGCCTGTGGATACCACCCCCTTCGTGCTGCCACAGCACGTGGGCACCAGGGGTGCCATGGCAACCGTGGGCCTCTCCCAGGACCTGTTTGACTCTGCCATCCTGCTGCTGCAGAAGGCTGGTGCGCTCAACCTGGACATCACAGGGCAGCTG AAGTCAGATTACAACCTGCTGAACACGTCCATGCTGGGCCAGCTCATCCCCGAG GTGGGTCGTCAGTTCCCTGAGCCCATGCCCCTGGTGCTCAAGGTGCGGCTGGGTGCCACACCCACAGTCACACTCCGGACCAACAACGCCACACTGCGGCTGCAGCCCTTCGTGGAGGTCCTGGCCCCGGCGTCCAACTCAGCTTTCCAGTCCCTCTTCTCCCTCGATGTG GTAGTGAACCTGAGCCTCCAGCTCTCCGTGTCCAAGGTGAGGCTTCGGGGGACCACATCTGTGCTGGG GAATGTCCAGCTCACTGTGGCCTCCTCCAATGTGGGCTTCATTGAC ACGGACCATGTGCAGCCACTCATGGGCGCTGTGTTTGAGAAGCCCCTGCTGGACCACCTCAATG CTCTCTTGGGCATGGGGGTTGCACTCCCCCACGTGGTCAACCTCCAGTACGTCACCCCTGAGATCTTTGTCTACGAG GGCTACATCGTGGTGTCCAGTAGACTCTTGTACCAGCGCTGA